A single region of the Halobellus ruber genome encodes:
- a CDS encoding 30S ribosomal protein S24e, protein MEIDIISEDDNPMLHRSDVRFEIAHEEATPSRLSVRDSLAAKLNKDADEVVVHDLDTKFGMRKTVGYAKVYESPDFARDIEQEHMLDRNKIEADADAEEA, encoded by the coding sequence ATGGAAATCGACATCATCTCCGAGGACGACAACCCGATGCTGCATCGGTCCGACGTCCGCTTCGAGATCGCCCACGAGGAGGCGACCCCCTCGCGGCTCTCCGTGCGCGACAGCCTCGCGGCGAAACTGAACAAGGACGCAGACGAGGTCGTCGTCCACGACCTCGACACCAAGTTCGGGATGCGCAAGACGGTGGGCTACGCGAAGGTCTACGAGTCGCCGGACTTCGCCCGCGACATCGAGCAGGAGCATATGCTCGACCGGAACAAGATCGAAGCCGACGCCGACGCCGAAGAGGCCTGA
- a CDS encoding ZIP family metal transporter: MVLVQALSYTALAVVAALVGGVVAVYRPPGPQMESNVQHFAAGVVTAAVAAELLPEVHERAPQVVVLGFAIGVVTMLGIHRLSKTIEKRDVGGQFAGAAGLLITVGIDMLIDGVLIGVTFLDNPDTGVIIAVALAIEVLFLGVAGVVALPQGMGVLRKLSVPAVFGLLLASGVTGGVLLLEGVTGAPIAVILAFGSAALLYLVTEELLVKAGKVPETPVSTTLFFVGFLSIFLLDMFH; encoded by the coding sequence ATGGTACTGGTGCAGGCGCTGTCGTACACGGCGCTGGCGGTCGTGGCCGCCCTGGTCGGCGGCGTGGTCGCCGTCTACCGGCCGCCCGGCCCGCAGATGGAGAGCAACGTCCAACACTTCGCGGCCGGGGTCGTCACTGCCGCCGTCGCCGCGGAGTTGCTGCCGGAGGTCCACGAGCGGGCGCCGCAGGTCGTCGTCCTCGGGTTCGCCATCGGGGTCGTGACGATGCTCGGGATCCACCGACTGAGCAAAACGATCGAGAAGCGCGACGTGGGCGGCCAGTTCGCGGGCGCGGCCGGCCTACTCATCACCGTCGGGATCGATATGCTCATCGACGGGGTGTTGATCGGGGTCACCTTCCTCGACAACCCCGACACCGGCGTCATCATCGCGGTGGCGCTGGCGATCGAGGTGCTGTTTCTCGGCGTCGCCGGCGTCGTCGCGCTCCCGCAGGGGATGGGCGTGCTCCGGAAGCTCTCGGTTCCGGCCGTGTTCGGGCTGCTGCTCGCGTCGGGCGTGACCGGCGGCGTGCTTCTGCTTGAGGGGGTGACCGGCGCCCCGATCGCGGTCATCCTCGCGTTCGGCTCGGCGGCGCTGCTGTATCTCGTCACCGAGGAACTCCTCGTGAAGGCCGGGAAGGTGCCCGAGACGCCGGTGTCGACGACGCTGTTTTTCGTCGGCTTTCTCTCGATCTTCCTGCTCGATATGTTCCACTGA
- a CDS encoding TIGR01548 family HAD-type hydrolase, whose protein sequence is MHADAVVLDIDGVLIDVADSYRRAIVESVERLYGRTVDRADVQYFKDAGGFNNDWDVTDAVALYVLADERDPLDLPAFAERIREAGGGLAAAKSVLEDDLSSDDLAAVRDAWDSEALRDAFQALYLGTDLYRELEGGDPPFDAPGYIHDEPVLVDPDTLDRLTSGAAVGVLTGRPAAEADIALDRVDLDVPDRHRFTMDDWAAGKPDPAALVTLAERFDAAAVAFAGDTLDDVRTAVNAAAEDPDRDYHGIGVLTGGLTGESGREAFESVGADAVVETVNDLPGVVFGGEET, encoded by the coding sequence ATGCACGCGGACGCGGTCGTCCTCGACATCGACGGGGTGTTGATCGACGTGGCCGACTCCTACCGGCGCGCGATCGTCGAGTCCGTCGAGCGGCTGTACGGCCGGACGGTCGACCGCGCCGACGTCCAGTATTTCAAGGACGCCGGCGGGTTCAACAACGACTGGGACGTGACCGACGCGGTCGCGCTGTACGTCCTCGCCGACGAGCGCGACCCGCTGGACCTCCCGGCGTTCGCCGAGCGGATCCGCGAGGCAGGTGGCGGTCTCGCCGCCGCCAAGTCGGTCCTCGAAGACGACCTCTCTTCCGACGACCTCGCGGCCGTCCGCGACGCGTGGGATTCGGAGGCGCTCCGCGACGCGTTCCAGGCGCTGTATCTCGGCACCGACCTGTATCGGGAGTTGGAGGGCGGCGACCCGCCGTTCGACGCGCCCGGCTACATCCACGACGAGCCGGTCCTGGTCGACCCCGACACGCTCGACCGGTTGACGTCGGGCGCAGCGGTGGGCGTCCTCACCGGCCGGCCCGCCGCCGAGGCCGACATCGCGCTGGACCGCGTCGACCTCGACGTCCCCGACCGCCACCGGTTCACGATGGACGACTGGGCGGCGGGCAAGCCCGACCCCGCGGCACTTGTCACGCTGGCCGAACGGTTCGACGCGGCGGCGGTCGCGTTCGCGGGCGACACCCTCGACGACGTGCGGACGGCGGTCAACGCCGCCGCCGAGGACCCCGACCGGGACTACCACGGGATCGGCGTGCTCACCGGCGGGCTGACCGGGGAATCGGGACGCGAGGCGTTCGAATCGGTCGGTGCCGACGCGGTCGTCGAGACGGTCAACGACCTTCCCGGGGTCGTGTTCGGGGGCGAGGAGACGTGA
- the npdG gene encoding NADPH-dependent F420 reductase: MRIALLGGTGDIGEGLALRWGYHSGHDVVIGSRDPDAAHAAADDYEATLESHGSDAKITGFENAMAADRADVIVLAVPPYHVADTVEAVADNVGAGDILVTPAAGLTRDEDGFHYHPPSAGSVTALVADAAPDEVPVVGAFHSLAAGRLADLNADLDVDTLLLADDEDAKDTVAGLAADIDGIRPLDAGGLANAAEVESLTPLLINVAQRNDGLSDLGVRFR; this comes from the coding sequence ATGCGAATCGCACTTCTGGGCGGGACGGGCGACATCGGCGAGGGGCTCGCGCTCCGGTGGGGGTATCACTCCGGCCACGACGTCGTGATCGGCTCCCGCGACCCCGACGCCGCACACGCCGCGGCCGACGACTACGAGGCGACGTTGGAATCGCACGGCAGCGACGCGAAGATCACCGGCTTCGAGAACGCGATGGCGGCCGACCGCGCCGACGTGATCGTGCTCGCGGTCCCGCCGTACCACGTCGCCGACACCGTCGAGGCCGTCGCCGACAACGTGGGCGCCGGCGACATCCTCGTCACCCCTGCCGCGGGGCTCACCCGCGACGAGGACGGCTTCCACTACCACCCGCCGAGCGCCGGCAGCGTCACGGCCCTCGTTGCCGACGCTGCGCCCGACGAGGTCCCGGTCGTCGGCGCGTTCCACTCGCTCGCGGCCGGCCGGCTCGCCGACCTCAACGCCGACCTCGACGTCGACACCCTGCTGCTCGCCGACGACGAGGACGCGAAGGACACGGTCGCGGGGCTGGCGGCGGACATCGACGGGATCCGCCCGCTCGACGCCGGCGGGCTGGCGAACGCCGCGGAGGTGGAGTCGCTGACGCCGCTGCTCATCAACGTCGCCCAGCGGAACGACGGCCTGTCGGACCTCGGCGTGCGGTTCCGATAG
- the hisE gene encoding phosphoribosyl-ATP diphosphatase has translation MDADTPPPEVLDELFDTIEDRKETLPEGSYTASLFTHEKGENAVLEKLGEETTETILAAKDDDREELLAESADLVYHLLVVLAMEEASLDDLRTELRDRF, from the coding sequence ATGGACGCAGACACTCCCCCGCCGGAGGTGCTGGACGAGCTGTTCGACACGATCGAGGATCGGAAGGAGACGCTCCCGGAGGGCTCCTACACCGCGTCGCTGTTTACCCACGAGAAGGGCGAAAACGCCGTCTTGGAGAAGCTCGGCGAGGAGACGACCGAGACGATCCTGGCGGCGAAAGACGACGACCGCGAGGAGTTGCTGGCGGAAAGCGCGGATCTGGTCTATCACCTGCTCGTAGTGCTCGCGATGGAAGAGGCCTCGCTGGATGACCTCCGTACGGAGCTCCGGGATCGGTTTTGA
- the leuS gene encoding leucine--tRNA ligase, translated as MSDYDPQALEARWRERWAEEGRYEADPADAAGGDDDPTFITVPYPYPSGGMHIGHARTYTVPDVYARYRRQQGDNVLFPIAWHVTGTPIIGAVERLKKGEEDQLSVLRDTYNVAEDTLEELETPMGYARHFIENHYKKGMRDLGLSIDWRREFTTNDDRYSKFITWQYETLKERGLLEKGLHPVKYCTNEEQPVTTHDLLEGEEAEFQEYTLIRFGHGDTVVPMATLRPETVRGVTNAYIDPDASYVLADVDGEEWFVSAPAVEKLQLQGREVTPKRTVAGDHLVGRRVENPVTGDDVLVLPADFVDADNATGVVMSVPAHSPDDYLALQEAKADDDRLSAYGIDPAAVDEIEPVPILSVEGYGEIPAKTAVEAAGIESSTDPDLEAVTRELYNSEFHSGRLNEEYGEFAGEVVEAVRGRFRDAHRESGAFDSMREFSEEVVCRCGGDVVVAEQDTWFLRYNDEAWKAKAHDAVSRMEAIPENTRGEYDHTIDWLNEWPCIRNYGLGTRLPWDDEFVIEPLSDSTIYMAYYTIAHRLGEIPIEDLDREFFDALFYGEDAVEDPDERALDLRAEWQYWYPVTYRFSANDLISNHLTFYLLHHAELFDPEEWPAGIVIMGMGLLEGEKMSSSKGHVVLPDAAIEEYGADTVRFFLLNSAEPWQDYDWRTEQVESVRAQLERFWNRAAAIIDDPGPDERPEPSTADRWLLSRLQRTVADVTEALDGSETRTASQAAFYDFEEDLRWYRRRADLSAPSARWTLREVLETRLRLLAPFVPFLANELHERLTGTPAEDAPWPEADDAFLDRGVEAAETQVERLVDDIQGIQQSLRNADDDVPEADPDRIRVTVAADWKHGVFGTVAAVGTDQGAVMSEVMSDPDLRDRGDAVNDLVSELIEFARARDADELAALSDLDEAAVYRDAADFLGAEFDAEIVVDVEADDEAGAVPFRPSIELEAA; from the coding sequence ATGAGCGACTACGACCCGCAAGCGCTCGAAGCCCGCTGGCGGGAGCGGTGGGCCGAGGAGGGCCGCTACGAGGCCGACCCCGCCGACGCGGCGGGCGGCGACGACGACCCCACGTTCATCACCGTCCCGTACCCGTACCCCAGCGGCGGGATGCACATCGGCCACGCCCGGACCTACACCGTCCCGGACGTCTACGCCCGGTACCGGCGCCAGCAGGGCGACAACGTCCTCTTCCCGATCGCGTGGCACGTCACCGGTACGCCGATCATCGGCGCGGTCGAGCGGCTGAAGAAGGGCGAGGAGGACCAGCTGTCGGTCCTCCGCGACACCTACAACGTCGCCGAGGACACCCTCGAAGAGCTGGAGACCCCGATGGGGTACGCCCGGCACTTCATCGAGAACCATTACAAGAAGGGGATGCGCGATCTCGGCCTCTCGATCGACTGGCGCCGGGAGTTCACCACCAACGACGACCGCTACTCGAAGTTCATCACCTGGCAGTACGAGACGCTGAAAGAGCGGGGCCTCCTGGAGAAGGGCCTCCACCCCGTGAAGTACTGCACCAACGAGGAGCAGCCCGTCACCACCCACGACCTCCTTGAAGGCGAGGAAGCGGAGTTCCAGGAGTACACCCTGATCCGGTTCGGCCACGGCGACACCGTGGTCCCGATGGCGACGCTTCGGCCCGAGACCGTCCGCGGCGTCACCAACGCCTACATCGACCCCGACGCCAGCTACGTGCTCGCCGACGTCGACGGCGAGGAGTGGTTCGTCTCCGCGCCCGCCGTCGAGAAGCTCCAACTCCAGGGCCGGGAGGTCACCCCGAAGCGCACCGTGGCCGGCGACCACCTGGTCGGCCGGCGGGTCGAGAACCCCGTGACCGGCGACGACGTGCTGGTGTTGCCCGCCGACTTCGTCGACGCCGACAACGCCACCGGCGTGGTGATGTCGGTGCCGGCGCACTCACCCGACGACTACCTCGCGCTCCAGGAGGCGAAGGCCGACGACGACCGCCTGTCGGCATATGGGATCGACCCCGCCGCCGTCGACGAAATCGAGCCGGTGCCGATCCTCTCGGTCGAGGGCTACGGCGAGATTCCCGCGAAGACCGCGGTCGAAGCGGCGGGAATCGAATCCAGCACCGACCCCGACCTGGAGGCGGTCACCCGCGAACTCTACAACAGCGAGTTCCATTCCGGGCGGTTGAACGAGGAGTACGGCGAGTTCGCCGGCGAGGTCGTCGAGGCGGTTCGCGGGCGGTTCCGCGACGCCCACCGGGAGTCGGGGGCGTTCGATTCGATGCGGGAGTTCTCCGAGGAGGTCGTCTGCCGGTGCGGCGGCGACGTCGTGGTCGCCGAACAGGACACGTGGTTCCTGCGGTACAACGACGAGGCCTGGAAGGCGAAGGCCCACGACGCCGTCTCCCGGATGGAGGCAATCCCCGAGAACACCCGCGGGGAGTACGACCACACCATCGACTGGCTGAACGAGTGGCCCTGTATCCGGAACTACGGGCTGGGGACCCGGCTGCCGTGGGACGACGAGTTCGTGATCGAGCCGCTGTCGGACTCGACGATCTATATGGCGTACTACACCATCGCCCACCGGCTGGGTGAGATCCCGATCGAGGACCTTGACCGGGAGTTCTTCGACGCGCTGTTCTACGGCGAGGATGCGGTCGAAGACCCCGACGAGCGGGCGCTGGACCTCCGCGCGGAGTGGCAGTACTGGTACCCGGTGACCTACCGGTTCTCCGCGAACGACCTCATCTCGAATCACCTCACGTTCTACCTGCTGCACCACGCGGAGCTGTTCGATCCCGAGGAGTGGCCCGCGGGGATCGTGATAATGGGGATGGGGCTGCTCGAAGGCGAGAAGATGTCGTCGTCGAAGGGCCACGTCGTCCTGCCCGACGCCGCGATCGAGGAGTACGGCGCGGACACGGTCCGCTTCTTCCTCTTGAACTCCGCGGAGCCGTGGCAGGACTACGACTGGCGGACCGAACAGGTCGAGTCGGTACGGGCGCAGTTGGAGCGGTTCTGGAACCGTGCGGCGGCTATCATCGACGACCCCGGTCCCGACGAGCGGCCGGAGCCGTCCACCGCCGACCGGTGGCTGCTGTCGCGGCTCCAGCGCACCGTCGCCGACGTGACCGAGGCGCTTGACGGCTCCGAAACCCGGACTGCGAGCCAGGCCGCCTTTTACGACTTCGAGGAGGATCTGCGGTGGTACCGTCGACGCGCGGACCTCTCGGCGCCAAGCGCGCGGTGGACGCTACGGGAGGTTCTCGAAACCCGGCTGCGGCTGCTCGCGCCGTTCGTCCCGTTCCTCGCGAACGAACTCCACGAGCGGCTGACGGGGACGCCCGCGGAGGACGCGCCGTGGCCCGAGGCCGACGACGCGTTCCTCGATCGGGGGGTCGAGGCCGCCGAGACGCAGGTCGAGCGGCTGGTCGACGACATCCAGGGGATCCAGCAGTCCCTCCGGAACGCCGACGATGACGTTCCGGAGGCCGACCCCGACCGGATCCGGGTGACGGTTGCGGCCGACTGGAAGCACGGCGTGTTCGGCACCGTCGCCGCGGTCGGCACAGACCAGGGCGCGGTGATGAGCGAGGTGATGAGTGACCCCGACCTCCGGGACCGGGGCGACGCGGTCAACGATCTGGTGTCGGAACTGATCGAGTTCGCACGAGCGCGTGACGCCGACGAACTCGCCGCGCTGTCGGACCTCGACGAGGCGGCGGTCTACCGGGACGCCGCGGACTTCCTCGGCGCCGAGTTCGACGCCGAGATCGTCGTCGACGTCGAGGCCGACGACGAGGCCGGCGCGGTCCCCTTCCGGCCGTCGATCGAACTCGAAGCGGCGTAA
- a CDS encoding non-canonical purine NTP pyrophosphatase: protein MLRYVTTNSGKVREAREYLDGVEQLDYDYTEVQASELGPIAAHGAREAYRHAGEPVVVDDSGLFVDGFDGFPGPYTAYVEHTLGIETVQRLAASELDAPQRAAFRCVLAYCDGDAFAATPDPVDRADRSAAAAAGAEDADGDGNDPAADDALPVKLFYGSVRGRLVEPRGDGGFGYDPIFEHDGRTLAEMSPAEKNAVSHRGRALAKFAEWFQNRSAGE, encoded by the coding sequence ATGCTCCGCTACGTCACGACCAACTCGGGGAAGGTCCGGGAGGCCCGGGAGTACCTCGACGGCGTCGAACAGCTGGACTACGACTACACCGAGGTCCAGGCCTCGGAGTTGGGGCCGATCGCGGCCCACGGCGCCCGGGAGGCATACCGCCACGCCGGCGAACCAGTCGTGGTCGACGACTCCGGGCTGTTCGTCGACGGCTTCGACGGCTTTCCCGGCCCGTACACCGCCTACGTCGAGCATACGCTGGGGATCGAGACCGTCCAGCGCCTCGCGGCGAGCGAACTCGACGCCCCGCAGCGGGCGGCGTTCCGTTGCGTGCTGGCGTACTGCGACGGCGACGCGTTCGCGGCGACGCCGGACCCGGTCGACCGCGCGGACCGCAGCGCCGCGGCGGCCGCGGGTGCAGAGGACGCCGACGGTGACGGCAACGACCCCGCGGCCGACGACGCCCTCCCGGTGAAGCTGTTCTACGGGTCGGTCCGGGGCCGGCTGGTCGAACCCCGCGGCGACGGCGGGTTCGGCTACGACCCCATCTTCGAACACGACGGGCGGACGCTCGCGGAGATGAGTCCCGCCGAGAAGAACGCGGTCTCCCACCGCGGCCGCGCGCTGGCGAAGTTCGCGGAGTGGTTCCAGAACCGATCGGCCGGGGAGTAG
- a CDS encoding PINc/VapC family ATPase yields MHIVPDTSAVIDGRVSERVESGDVATVSVPEAVVGELESQANDGLDAGWEGLEELQRLADLADAGAVEVRYVGRRTKPSESSGAHEGDIDALIRSVAEEEGATLLTSDVVQSEVAKAKGLDVDYVEPRVRGSGGLVIEDFFDERTMSVHLKTGTRPKAKRGAIGEMSYQTIDDEVTDEATMKEWADDIEETARSSPDGFLELSEPGMSIVQFRDYRIAVARPPFADGIEITAVRPIVKTDLEDYEFADELKDRLKERQRGVLISGSPGAGKSTFAQAVAEFLTDSDYAVKTMEKPRDLQVGADITQYTALGGDMEKTADSLLLVRPDYTIYDEVRKTKDFGVFADMRLAGVGMVGVVHATRAIDALQRLVGRVELGMIPQVVDTVVYIEDGRVDTVYDVTTEVKVPEGLTAEDLARPVIQVADFETGKPEYEIYTFNRQVITVPIGDTQEEESGVSRLARQEVEREIKSIARGHVDVELQGQNTAIVYVDDDDISSVIGKGGGRISDVEDRLGIDIDVRTHDERPGGHGGGSGSPGGGGAPSGGDDGITVTPEVTSRHVAIRLDEHVGETVEVRADGEYLFTATVGRGGEVQVSRGSAIADELEAAIDRKQRITVHPA; encoded by the coding sequence ATGCATATCGTACCGGACACGAGCGCGGTCATCGACGGTCGCGTGTCCGAGCGGGTCGAGTCGGGCGACGTTGCGACGGTGTCGGTTCCGGAGGCGGTCGTCGGCGAGCTCGAATCCCAGGCCAACGACGGCCTCGACGCCGGGTGGGAGGGGCTCGAGGAGCTCCAGCGGCTCGCCGACCTCGCAGACGCGGGGGCCGTGGAGGTCCGGTACGTCGGCCGGCGGACGAAACCCAGCGAGTCGAGCGGCGCCCACGAGGGCGACATCGACGCGCTGATTCGGTCGGTCGCCGAGGAGGAGGGCGCGACGCTGCTTACCAGCGACGTGGTCCAATCCGAGGTTGCGAAGGCGAAGGGCCTCGACGTCGACTACGTCGAACCCAGAGTCAGAGGCTCCGGCGGGCTCGTCATCGAGGACTTCTTCGACGAGCGCACGATGTCGGTCCACCTCAAGACCGGCACGCGACCGAAGGCCAAACGCGGCGCCATCGGCGAGATGAGCTACCAGACGATCGACGACGAGGTGACCGACGAGGCCACGATGAAGGAGTGGGCCGACGACATCGAGGAGACCGCCCGGAGCAGCCCCGACGGCTTTCTCGAACTCTCAGAGCCCGGAATGAGCATCGTGCAGTTCCGGGACTACCGGATCGCGGTCGCCCGGCCGCCCTTCGCCGACGGGATCGAGATCACCGCCGTCCGGCCGATCGTCAAGACCGACCTGGAGGACTACGAGTTCGCCGACGAACTGAAGGACCGCCTGAAGGAGCGCCAGCGCGGGGTTCTCATCTCGGGGTCGCCCGGCGCCGGGAAGTCGACGTTCGCGCAGGCGGTCGCGGAGTTCCTGACCGACAGCGACTACGCGGTGAAGACGATGGAGAAACCCCGTGACCTCCAGGTCGGCGCCGACATCACCCAGTACACCGCCCTCGGCGGGGATATGGAGAAGACCGCCGACTCGCTCCTCTTGGTCCGCCCGGACTACACCATCTACGACGAGGTCCGGAAGACGAAGGACTTCGGGGTGTTCGCGGATATGCGCCTGGCGGGCGTCGGGATGGTCGGCGTCGTCCACGCCACCCGCGCGATCGACGCGCTCCAGCGGCTGGTGGGCCGGGTCGAACTCGGGATGATCCCCCAGGTCGTCGACACCGTCGTCTATATCGAGGACGGCCGCGTCGACACCGTCTACGACGTCACGACCGAGGTGAAGGTCCCCGAGGGTCTCACGGCGGAGGACCTCGCGCGGCCGGTGATACAGGTCGCGGACTTCGAGACCGGAAAGCCGGAGTACGAGATTTACACGTTCAACCGCCAGGTCATCACGGTGCCGATCGGCGACACTCAAGAGGAGGAAAGCGGCGTCAGCCGGCTGGCCCGCCAGGAGGTCGAACGCGAGATCAAATCGATCGCCCGCGGCCACGTCGACGTGGAGCTACAGGGGCAAAACACCGCGATCGTCTACGTCGACGACGACGACATCTCCAGCGTGATCGGGAAGGGCGGCGGCCGCATCTCCGACGTCGAGGACCGGCTCGGCATCGACATCGACGTCCGGACGCACGACGAGCGACCCGGCGGCCACGGCGGCGGTTCCGGCAGTCCCGGCGGGGGCGGCGCTCCGAGCGGCGGCGACGACGGCATCACCGTCACCCCGGAGGTCACCTCCCGCCACGTGGCGATCCGGCTGGACGAACACGTCGGCGAGACCGTGGAGGTCCGCGCCGACGGCGAGTACCTCTTTACGGCGACGGTGGGTCGCGGCGGCGAGGTCCAGGTCTCCCGCGGCAGCGCCATCGCCGACGAACTCGAAGCCGCGATCGACCGGAAACAGCGGATCACCGTCCACCCGGCGTAG
- a CDS encoding DUF5808 domain-containing protein codes for MADKPKQGEILGIPYNFERPSIGRLLSSHWQPGNGMLVRKPFGIGYTLNLASWRSWVVLAVVGVLLWQENGAGDAEAEPDDGDEDDPVEVVVD; via the coding sequence ATGGCAGACAAACCGAAGCAAGGCGAGATCCTCGGCATCCCGTACAACTTCGAGCGCCCCTCGATCGGTCGGCTGCTGTCCTCCCACTGGCAGCCCGGCAACGGGATGCTCGTCCGGAAGCCGTTCGGTATCGGCTACACGCTCAACCTCGCCAGTTGGCGGTCGTGGGTTGTGCTCGCGGTCGTAGGTGTGCTTCTGTGGCAGGAGAACGGCGCCGGCGACGCGGAGGCGGAGCCCGACGACGGCGACGAGGACGATCCGGTCGAAGTCGTCGTCGACTGA
- a CDS encoding bifunctional N(6)-L-threonylcarbamoyladenine synthase/serine/threonine protein kinase: protein MRIVGLEGTAWAASAALYDARTDEVNVETDAYEPDSGGIHPREAAEHMGNAVPEVVAAILDVAAESGESDAPDIDAVAFSRGPGLGPCLRVVGTAARALSQTLSVPLVGVNHMVAHLEIGRHRSGFDSPVCLNASGANAHLLGYHDGRYRVLGETMDTGVGNAIDKFTRHLGWSHPGGPKVETCARDGEYHDLPYVVKGMDFSFSGLTSAAKDAVDEGVPVADVCAGLQETVFAMLTEVSERALSLTGTDELVLGGGVAQNDRLREMLRSMCEQRGADFHAPEPRFLRDNAGMIAVLGAKMYAAGDTIAVEESAVDPNFRPDEVAVTWREGERSVARDPAAAGTIRGAEATVTIEGDRVVKRRVPKAYRHPDLDDRLRGERTRAEARLTSAARRVGVPTPVVADVDPEPGTLELRRVGSDDLAAGVTPDRCRAVGRHLATIHGAGFVHGDPTTRNVRIGDGDDEVFLIDFGLGYYTDHVEDHAMDLHVFRGSVAGTATDPEPLLSAFEAGYAEAGDDDVLARLREIEGRGRYQG from the coding sequence ATGCGAATCGTCGGACTCGAGGGCACCGCGTGGGCCGCGAGTGCGGCGCTGTACGACGCCCGAACCGACGAGGTCAACGTCGAGACCGACGCCTACGAACCCGACAGCGGCGGGATCCACCCCCGCGAGGCCGCCGAGCATATGGGGAACGCCGTCCCCGAGGTCGTCGCCGCGATCTTGGACGTTGCCGCCGAGAGTGGCGAGAGTGACGCCCCGGACATCGATGCCGTCGCGTTCTCCCGGGGCCCCGGCCTCGGTCCCTGTCTCCGGGTGGTCGGCACCGCAGCGCGGGCCCTCTCGCAGACGCTGTCGGTGCCGCTCGTCGGCGTCAACCACATGGTCGCCCACTTGGAGATCGGCCGGCACCGCTCGGGGTTCGATTCGCCGGTCTGTCTGAACGCCTCGGGCGCCAACGCCCACCTGCTCGGCTACCACGACGGCCGGTATCGGGTGCTCGGCGAGACGATGGACACCGGCGTCGGGAACGCGATCGACAAGTTCACGCGCCACCTCGGATGGTCCCACCCGGGCGGCCCGAAGGTCGAGACGTGCGCTCGCGATGGCGAGTACCACGACCTCCCGTACGTGGTCAAGGGGATGGACTTCTCGTTTTCGGGGCTCACGTCGGCCGCGAAGGATGCTGTCGACGAGGGCGTGCCGGTCGCGGACGTCTGTGCCGGACTCCAGGAGACGGTCTTTGCGATGCTGACGGAGGTTTCCGAGCGCGCGCTGTCGCTGACGGGAACCGACGAACTGGTTTTAGGCGGCGGCGTCGCCCAGAACGACCGCCTCCGGGAGATGCTCCGATCGATGTGCGAGCAGCGCGGCGCCGACTTCCACGCGCCCGAACCCCGCTTTCTCCGGGACAACGCCGGGATGATCGCGGTGCTGGGCGCGAAGATGTACGCCGCGGGCGATACGATCGCCGTCGAAGAGTCGGCCGTCGACCCGAACTTCCGCCCCGACGAGGTGGCGGTGACCTGGCGGGAGGGCGAGCGGTCGGTGGCCCGCGACCCCGCGGCCGCGGGGACGATCCGCGGCGCGGAGGCGACCGTGACGATCGAGGGCGACCGCGTCGTGAAGCGCCGCGTGCCGAAGGCGTACCGCCATCCCGACCTGGACGACCGGCTCCGCGGCGAACGGACCCGCGCGGAAGCCCGGCTCACGAGCGCCGCACGCCGGGTCGGGGTGCCGACGCCCGTCGTCGCCGACGTCGACCCCGAACCCGGCACCCTCGAACTCCGGCGGGTCGGTTCCGACGACCTCGCCGCCGGGGTGACGCCGGACCGGTGTCGGGCGGTCGGCCGCCATCTCGCGACGATCCACGGCGCGGGGTTCGTCCACGGCGACCCGACCACCCGGAACGTCCGGATCGGCGACGGCGACGACGAGGTGTTCCTCATCGACTTCGGACTCGGCTACTACACCGACCACGTCGAGGACCACGCGATGGACCTCCACGTCTTCCGGGGGAGCGTGGCGGGGACGGCGACCGATCCCGAGCCGTTGCTGTCGGCGTTCGAGGCGGGCTACGCCGAAGCCGGCGACGACGACGTCCTGGCTCGACTGCGGGAGATCGAGGGCCGCGGCCGGTATCAGGGGTAG
- a CDS encoding GTP-dependent dephospho-CoA kinase family protein has protein sequence MLSLPSDLRESFKEPLGPVYTDAGALLSDAGRPVIAVGDVVAYHLREAGFRPAVAVIDGRTEREAVDDEVRAALSDPERRRDVENAPGTLGEPLLSALADAVDDHDSESDPVTIVVDGEEDLATLPAVLVAPLGATVVYGQPGEGMVRVAVTPDTKAEMRSLLERMDGDVAGALAALGVDA, from the coding sequence ATGCTCTCGCTGCCGTCGGACCTCCGCGAGTCGTTCAAAGAGCCGCTCGGCCCGGTCTACACCGACGCCGGCGCGCTGCTCTCTGACGCCGGCCGCCCCGTGATCGCGGTCGGCGACGTCGTGGCCTACCACCTCCGGGAGGCCGGCTTCCGGCCCGCGGTCGCGGTGATCGACGGCCGGACCGAACGCGAGGCCGTCGACGACGAGGTCCGGGCGGCGCTGTCGGACCCCGAGCGCCGCCGCGACGTCGAAAACGCTCCGGGGACGCTCGGGGAGCCGCTGCTCTCCGCGCTTGCCGACGCCGTCGACGACCACGACTCGGAGTCGGACCCCGTCACGATCGTGGTCGACGGCGAGGAGGACCTCGCGACGCTTCCCGCAGTGCTCGTCGCGCCGCTCGGGGCGACGGTCGTCTACGGTCAGCCCGGCGAGGGGATGGTCCGCGTGGCGGTCACGCCGGACACGAAGGCAGAGATGCGGTCGCTGCTCGAACGGATGGACGGCGACGTCGCCGGGGCACTGGCAGCGCTCGGCGTCGACGCGTAG